GCCACCGTATATCAAATCCTGGAACTGACCCGCCTTCAGCGCGTCTTTGAAATCGTCAAAAACTGAAATAACCTGCGAACATGAAGACTGAGAATATGACAACTGAAACCTGCGGGGACATCTTGCTTGTCACCGGTCTCGACCGGCTAAGTGCGACTAATGCCATGCTCTTCAAGGAAGTAACGCTGGCTCAGCTTGCCGCCGAACATCGTTTTGTGGACGTGGATGCAACGGGGATCAGTTTCATTGACAGCGATGGCTTGGGGGCGTTGATTGCCGTGCAACGACGGTTGACTCCCCGTCAGGGGCGTGTGCGTCTGCTGCGGCCCCAGGTGATGGTGCTGCAATTGCTGGAATTACTGCGCATGGAGCAGGTTTTTGACATCGTCAAACATTAACCTTCGATGGAAAACGTGCTGGCCATATCCAATCGCTCGATGACGATACGGGTTGCGTGCGAGCTGCAGGTCGTGCGTGGCCTTTGCCGGAAGGTGCGTGAATTTCTGGCGGATGCCGGGCTCAGTGCGGACGAACTCAACCCTTGGGAACAGACCCTCGCTGAGGCCGTCAATAACGCTATCCTATACGCCCCGCCAGCTTCAAAAAACCTGCCGGTGCAAACCAATATCACCGTAAGCCAGACCCTCGTTGAGGTGCGGATTAGTGATCACACCGCCGGGTTTGATTTTCCCCAAAACGCGGTGCTGCCAGAGCCGGATGCTGAATCAGGACGCGGGCTGTTTATGATCCAAAGCCTGACGGACGAAGCGATTTACCTGCGCGGACGAGGTGAGAACTGCCTGGTGCTGAGGAAACACCGTAACCTTGGTTCCCGACTTTCAGAATCGGCTGATGACTCCCGCCAGGAACTTGAGGAAACTCGCCACACATTGGACTTGATGACCGAAGAATTGGCATCCTCCTATGAGAGTTTGGCGGCGATTTTCCAATACAGCGCCGAGCTATCCACCAACGTCTCCTCGCACGACTTTACGCGTCGCTGGCTGGACCAGTTGCTGACCATTATCGGGGCCGACTGGTATCTATTGCGGCTGTTGAGCCCGGACGGCAACCACCTGTGCGTGGCGGCGACGTCACTACCTGGCTGGCAAGAGCACGTGATTCCGCTTGCCTCCTCCCCGGACGCTCCCTGCCTGGAACAGCGGGCCATTCATCAGCACCGGGATGTATGGTTCGATGACGCCACGCCGTTGCATCATGCCGACCCGCTGGCTACCGTCGGGCAACCGGCGAGCGGCTTTGCACACCCGATCGTCGTCAATGGAACTCCGGTCGGGGTGCTTACGGTGGCTTGCGGAACGGGAACCCGCATGGCGGAAGCCGGCAACATCAATATTATCCATACGTTCGCGGATTTTTTGGGAATTCAGGTGCGCAATGCGCGATTTGCCGAGGAACAGGTACGCACCCGATTGATGTCACGCGAGATGGAAATCGCCACGAATATCCAGCGCTCGCTCCTGCCCGAACGGATGCCGAATCTACGGGGATTTGGCATGGCTGGGCATTGCCGTAGCGCCCGCCAGGTGGGTGGTGATTATTACGACGCGATTGTCACCGGCGAAGGGCAATTGCTGCTCGTGGTGGCCGATGTCATGGGGAAAGGCCTTCCCGCCGCGATATTCGCCGCGATATTTCGCAGTCTGGTGCGGGCACGGTTGGATCTCGCGGCAAAGCCGGGAGAATTCCTGGTTTGGCTGAATCGCAACCTCGGCGCCGACGTAGGGCGGGTGGATATGTTCATCACGGCCCAACTCGCCTTTGTGGACTTGAACCAACGGCGGCTGCGCGTTGCCGGAGCTGGCCATCCACCGTTGCTGCTCGCGGGCCAGGATGGTTCCTGCGAGGCGCTTGAAAGCAGCGGTCCGCCACTCGGTGTGCTGATGCAAAAAGAGTACGGAGATACGGAACGGATCCTTCCGCACGGCGCCCAAGTATTCCTTTTCACCGATGGGCTAAGCGAGGCGCGCGACCCGGCAGGCGAACTGCTCGGCGTGCCCAGACTGATCCACTGGTTGCAGGAGCAGGCATGCCGCCAGCAGCCGGTTGGGCAGACACAGCAAAACTTGCTCGCCATGCTGGAGCAATTTGAGCAGGGGACGCTATCCGGGGATGACCAGGCGTTTGTCCTGCTGGCCGAGGAACCCGTAACTTCCACTAACCATGCCTCATAAAATTCTCATCGCGGATGACGAACCGCACATGTTGCGGTTAATCGAAGTCAGTTTAAGAAAAGGCGGATTTCAGATTGTTCAAGCCCGGGATGGCCGCGAGGCGGTGGCGGTTGCCATCCGGGAAAAACCGGACTTGGTGGTCATGGATCTCGTCATGCCTGAACTGGATGGTTTTGCCGCGTTGCGCGAACTAAAGCTCAACGCGGATACCGCCCACACGCCCGTCATCCTGTTAACGTCACGCGGCCAGGCCATCGTCCGCGAGGAAGCGGAACGCTCGGGGGCGGCGCTTTATCTGCAAAAGCCGTTTTCGCCTGCTCAATTACTCGTCGAGGCTAAACGGCTACTCGGGTTGGCCTGACCGGTTTACCGCCGCCAATCCATGCCGGACAGACATGATTAAAATACTGTATTTTTGACCATGAAACCATTTCTTCCAATTTTCATCATGATTGATGCCATGGGGTGGGAAATTTTGCAGGCGAATCGGTTTGCCACGGATTTCCTGCCGACGCGCAAGCGTTTGGACTCGGTCTTTGGCTACAGTTCCACCTGCGTGCCGTCCATCCTCAGCGGGCATTGGCCCGATGAGCACCGAAATTGGTGCTACTTTGTGCATGATCCAGCCCACTCGCCCTTTCACAATCTTCGCTGGCTGCGCTGGTTGCCGACCGCCATCACCGGCCGGCGGATATTTCGTCGTTGGCTTACAAAATTGGTGAAGCGGCAACTTGGTTTCCGCGGTTACTTCGACCTTTACAACATCCCTTTCCACCACATTGATCGTTACGACTTTACCGAGAAAAAAAGTCCGCTCCAACCCGGCGGCATGAATCGCGGTGGCAACATCTTTGATCTCCTGGTGGCGCAGGGGACGCCCTACTTTGTGAGCGATCCGGCGAAGACGGAGGAGCAGAATCGCGATGCGCTGGCCGCCCGGTTGCGCAACGGCGACGTGGACTTCGCGTTCATGTATTGGGCGGGGCTTGACGGATTGCTCCACAACGTCGGCAACGACTCGCCGAAGGTGCAGGAGAAATTGAGCGTTTACGAACAGTGGATCCAGCAGCTTCTCGCCATCGCGCGGGAACAGTATGCGGAAGTGCAACTCTACGTCTTCAGCGACCACGGCATGGCGAATTGCGACG
The sequence above is drawn from the Verrucomicrobiota bacterium genome and encodes:
- a CDS encoding response regulator, giving the protein MPHKILIADDEPHMLRLIEVSLRKGGFQIVQARDGREAVAVAIREKPDLVVMDLVMPELDGFAALRELKLNADTAHTPVILLTSRGQAIVREEAERSGAALYLQKPFSPAQLLVEAKRLLGLA
- a CDS encoding SpoIIE family protein phosphatase yields the protein MLAISNRSMTIRVACELQVVRGLCRKVREFLADAGLSADELNPWEQTLAEAVNNAILYAPPASKNLPVQTNITVSQTLVEVRISDHTAGFDFPQNAVLPEPDAESGRGLFMIQSLTDEAIYLRGRGENCLVLRKHRNLGSRLSESADDSRQELEETRHTLDLMTEELASSYESLAAIFQYSAELSTNVSSHDFTRRWLDQLLTIIGADWYLLRLLSPDGNHLCVAATSLPGWQEHVIPLASSPDAPCLEQRAIHQHRDVWFDDATPLHHADPLATVGQPASGFAHPIVVNGTPVGVLTVACGTGTRMAEAGNINIIHTFADFLGIQVRNARFAEEQVRTRLMSREMEIATNIQRSLLPERMPNLRGFGMAGHCRSARQVGGDYYDAIVTGEGQLLLVVADVMGKGLPAAIFAAIFRSLVRARLDLAAKPGEFLVWLNRNLGADVGRVDMFITAQLAFVDLNQRRLRVAGAGHPPLLLAGQDGSCEALESSGPPLGVLMQKEYGDTERILPHGAQVFLFTDGLSEARDPAGELLGVPRLIHWLQEQACRQQPVGQTQQNLLAMLEQFEQGTLSGDDQAFVLLAEEPVTSTNHAS
- a CDS encoding alkaline phosphatase family protein, whose translation is MKPFLPIFIMIDAMGWEILQANRFATDFLPTRKRLDSVFGYSSTCVPSILSGHWPDEHRNWCYFVHDPAHSPFHNLRWLRWLPTAITGRRIFRRWLTKLVKRQLGFRGYFDLYNIPFHHIDRYDFTEKKSPLQPGGMNRGGNIFDLLVAQGTPYFVSDPAKTEEQNRDALAARLRNGDVDFAFMYWAGLDGLLHNVGNDSPKVQEKLSVYEQWIQQLLAIAREQYAEVQLYVFSDHGMANCDVHLDLKSRIDKLPVRVQHDYAVVYDSTMARFWFFNEHARQLITTELRQTPQGRIIPDAELQSLHTLFPDRYFGELIFLVQEGVLIVPSHMGERPIRAMHGYHPSDKHSYASLLTNQPGIPDNITAIPHIGDLMKDAAYITKQRNHPPTLSLHA
- a CDS encoding STAS domain-containing protein; translated protein: MTTETCGDILLVTGLDRLSATNAMLFKEVTLAQLAAEHRFVDVDATGISFIDSDGLGALIAVQRRLTPRQGRVRLLRPQVMVLQLLELLRMEQVFDIVKH